AGTTGAGTTTGAGGAATCTATACTATCCTGTGATTACTTTGTCAATCATATTACTTCCATCGGCGACTTCTCAATATTTAAAACAAATCTCTTTGCCGTTACAGGTACCTAGGCATAACTAAACCCTTGACCTACCCTGTGCGACAGAGTGGGAGATGCATGGCCAAAATAGTTCTGTCTGTGTGGCTACTGTCGGCCTCCATCACCCTTCCCCCGTTGTTCGGCTGGGCCCAGAACGTCAACGACGACAAGGTGTGTCTAATCAGCCAGGACGTGGGCTACACTATCTATTCCACCGCCGTCGCGTTCTACATCCCCATGTCGGTGATGTTGATGATGTACTACAACATCTACCGAGCGGCCAAGGTGAGTGCCGCCAAGCACACCATCCAAGGCTTCCCCAAGGTGGAGGACGAATGCAACAGTGTTGACTGCGTGGCCGCGGCCTTTAAGCTCCagaaggaggtagaggagtgCGCCAGTTTCTCTCGTCTGCTGAAGAACGACAGGAAGAACATCTCCATCTTCAAACGGGAACAGAAGGCGGCCGCCACCCTGGGCATCGTGGTGGGGGCCTTCTCCGTCTGTTGGCTGCCCTTCTTCCTTCTGTCCACGGCCAGGCCCTTCATCTGCGGGCCAGAGTGTAGCTGCGTTCCCCTCTGGGTGGAGAGGTTCCTGCTCTGGCTGGGCTACGCCAACTCCCTCATCAACCCCTTCATCTACGCCTTCTTCAACAGGGACCTGAGGACCACCTACCGTAACATCCTACTCTGCAGGTATAGGAACATCAACCGCAAACTCTCCGCCGCCAGCATGCACGAGGCCCTCAAACTGTCTGAGAGACCAGATCTGGTGATCTAGCTAGAACAGTGTTTCTTAAACTTCTCGTTTCACTCACAGAGACCGGCAAGCTATGGTTTGGATGAAAAATTGTATTTGACATTTGACTAAATTGAGGCAGATAACCCTCTGGACCAGTCAGCAAACATTGCTCTAGACTGAGGAATCCTATTCAGTTCATGAGTAGAGGAAGGCTATATAAATGTATAGAAAAGAACTGTTATTATTGTTCATACCTGGCACACACAAGAACATTAGCTCCACATTTTGTCAGGTTATTGGGACAGACCCAAACCAAGCGTCAGATTACAATCTTCCCTCAATCAATTATTTTCAATCGAGTGTTCTGATAGGCATTCTGAATGGCTGTTCTTCTGCATTTTAGAGCACACTGTCAGAAATTAAATGTTAGATGACGGTGAAATGCAGAGAACATTTTTAGATAGCATGGCACACTCTGATGTATTGGATGAGAGGACAAATAATAGGCTATGGCTGTGGTAGGACAAATGACGCCATCATGTTATTTTGTTAGATATATCACTGTGTATTTGGTACTTGAAATTGAAAATCACACTCGATGCATAAAGTTTGTGtgagaaatgtattaaaaaaaataagaagaaGCAACATTTTAAAGTTCAACAATATGCACCACAGATGGTGAACCATGGTTCCAGTTATGTATATTGAGTAACAggaaaatgtattgttttatggtgtgttcAATGAACCACCTTCGAAACCATTTGTGAAATTGTAACTATTATGTGTAGAATTTTGACCAAACTCAGTCATGCAACACAATTATGTTAGTAACATATTTATATGAGCTTGACAGTTGGTCATATGGGCATTTTTCGTCAAATGTACCATGCACTTTAGAGCATAACTAGTTTTGAGCCTTCAGCAGGGCACTtagccctaattgctcctgtaagtcgctctggataagagcatctgctaaatgactcaaatgtacatGTTGATATGTTAAGGACTGGGATTAACCCTTCATTGTACAGCACATACTGTGAATATATTTGATCAATGTATTACTATTTGATCAGTCATTAAGCTAGGCCTTTTTCAAGTATACTGAAATATTCAATGTTCAATGTATATTCAAGTATATTGTAGAGAAAAACCTTATGTTGATAGGGATGACATTGGCCAAGGTTGACTAGGGTGAATAGTGGTACATAAATGTTTGATTGCAATTGTTTTGATTTGTTCATTTATTccagatgtttttattttttatatttaaataGCATATCTGAGAACGAGAAGGAACAGGTTGTACAGTATGTAGGAACATTATATATTTTTAGTAGTAGTTCTTGTTCTACCTTAAAGTTTTGCGTTACATTATTGATAAAATCTAACTATTAAGAAATGTTTATATTTTATGTCAAAATACACTAGGTCAACACATCATGCTACAACTCTAAATTGTGTTAATTTGACAGTGACGTGCTAGACTCTGTGCTTGTTTCATGCCAAAGCTCAGTCAAACACCGTAGTAAATGTTGAAGCACCAAAAGGAACACAATGTACTAGAAGAGACCAGAGGATCATAGATGATCACACGCTTTCATTTGGATTTGGAAACATGCTGGGCTGGCCTCAACAGGGGGgatcagtattattattataaccAAGGCATTAATTGTCTTGCTATGGGGGAGGCACTTGACATCAGGGAACCCACAGCTTCCACGTGAGTCATTGCATCTGAAGCAATTGGCTTGGCTATTTCTTTGAAGTGGTATTTGTTTTGAGGTGTGAATCATAGACCAGCGAGGGATAGCTTAACTTATAGTATTTGTATTATCTTGTGGTTAAATCTAAAATGTTCCTCTTGTGCACCCTGTGgatcagcaacaaaaaaaagcaaTTAGGATTTAGACAAATATGCTGTAAGGGAGGATTTTAGATCGCTCCATTCTCCCGTGCTAAGATGTGAACAGAGCTACCATTGAAACACATAGAACCTTAAAACAACTATGGCATCATGATGAGGCCGTGGAACTGAAAGATATTACCACAGATATTACCACAACTCAAAAACCACATGGGAGAACTATTAAAGCCATTTACATAGCTTTCCAAAGGAAAGACTCAAGGAAAAAGTAATGGGATTGCATGAGGACTGACAAAAATACAGCAATAGAAGTTGAAGCCCCTACAATGAATCTGCCTCTGATAATAAgcaagctttgcacactctccaGCCTTTTATTGCCAAAGCAGACATCAGGGAGTGTCCTCTCTGAGTAAATTAAATGTATATCCGGCTACAGTGACGGTCGCATCACTGAGTCAGTCAGGATAATGGAACCAGGGCGTACAAACGATGACCTTGAGGTTTCTCGTCCGTCGGGTTCCTAGATGCACTCTAACCATAAATCAGAGATTCTGACACCTCTGAATTACCCTTTCAAATGGATCGTCCTCTTAAATTACTCAACGATATGTCCTTTTCAATGACCCAACGCTAACCTGACCAGTTCTAAAAAGAGAAGGAAAGCCACAGAATTgagctgaggatacaggttgtTTCCATTTGTGCCTCTTTAAGGGGTAATTCTCAGTGATAATGGGTGGGTGGGAGTACTGGATGGACATTGCATTCCTGAGAAATTGCTCTACCTGGTGggtccttgttttttaaacttTTGCTAATAATTACCCCAATGATGAACACTTTTAAAGACCCCTAAATGTTGAATTAGGGTGGTCCACAGTCCACACTCTGAATCAGTTTATCTATAAAATCCCAGAATTTTATAGactggtttatttatttattattcccCTGGGTACAATTTGAAATACTTCCTTTTTCTTGTCAGAGTAAATCAGGAGTTCTCATTGCAATATACTTAATAGATTGTCCATGAAATACTTTTAATACTTGTATCTGTGCTTATAATCCCTCAAATGGCATGGTCACGTTCCCTGAAATGTACCTCATCTCTCTTTCACTAAAATGAATGTAACACTTTTGGCGTATGGACAGACATCCAAAGAATCAAAATGGCTTTTAAACCTCATTGTCAATAGCAAATTCAAGGTATTGTAACTACTCTTGCTATGAAATATCCACTGAAATGAATGGACACTGTGACCGGAGAGCGTACAACTCCGAACTCTGTGTCTTACATATGAAACCCACACGAAAAAGATGTTCACTGAAGACCTTGA
This genomic window from Oncorhynchus kisutch isolate 150728-3 linkage group LG20, Okis_V2, whole genome shotgun sequence contains:
- the LOC109865121 gene encoding 5-hydroxytryptamine receptor 7-like, encoding MRSSLTKDLMKELARTSMTTAEMDLRLLRAHQTTTATLPILSPTENDTTCGMQILSHGNVEKVLIGGVLTVLTLLTICGNLLVVISVCFVKKLKQPSNYLIVSLAVADLSIAVAVMPFVSITDLIGGQWIFGQVFCNVFIAMDVMCCTASIMTLCVISIDRYLGITKPLTYPVRQSGRCMAKIVLSVWLLSASITLPPLFGWAQNVNDDKVCLISQDVGYTIYSTAVAFYIPMSVMLMMYYNIYRAAKVSAAKHTIQGFPKVEDECNSVDCVAAAFKLQKEVEECASFSRLLKNDRKNISIFKREQKAAATLGIVVGAFSVCWLPFFLLSTARPFICGPECSCVPLWVERFLLWLGYANSLINPFIYAFFNRDLRTTYRNILLCRYRNINRKLSAASMHEALKLSERPDLVI